A region of Paracoccus albus DNA encodes the following proteins:
- a CDS encoding cupin domain-containing protein: protein MSTEDRNHDTVAHGMQPEDTPELRALYKGFEEQNLLPLWTQLGDLMPMTPKSKAVAHVWRWADLLPLAEKSGELVPVGRGGERRAIGLANPGLGGNAYVSPTLWAAIQYLCPGENAPEHRHSQNAFRFVVEGDGVWTVVNGDPVRMSRGDLLLTPGWNFHGHHNVANEPMAWIDGLDIPFSQQMDVGFFEFGSDRVTDNATPDYSRGERLWCHPGLRPLSQLQNTASSPIGVYRWEFTDRALTEQLLLEDEGQPATVEQGHAAIRYVNPTTGGDVMPTIRCEFHRLRAGTETVTRHEVGSTVFQVFDGSGAVVMNGVEYGLEKGDMFVVPSWVPWSLRAQNQFDLFRFSDAPIMERLGFMRQMIDGQS from the coding sequence ATGTCGACCGAAGATCGTAACCACGACACCGTTGCGCACGGTATGCAGCCGGAAGACACACCGGAACTACGCGCGCTTTACAAAGGTTTCGAAGAGCAGAACCTGCTGCCGCTCTGGACCCAACTCGGCGACCTGATGCCGATGACGCCCAAGTCCAAGGCCGTGGCGCATGTCTGGCGTTGGGCCGATCTTCTGCCGCTGGCGGAAAAATCCGGTGAGCTGGTGCCGGTCGGTCGCGGTGGCGAACGCCGTGCCATCGGGCTTGCCAACCCCGGTCTCGGTGGCAATGCCTATGTCTCGCCGACGCTCTGGGCCGCGATCCAGTATCTCTGTCCGGGCGAGAACGCGCCGGAACACCGACACTCGCAGAACGCCTTCCGTTTCGTTGTCGAGGGAGACGGCGTCTGGACCGTAGTCAATGGCGATCCGGTGCGCATGTCGCGCGGGGATTTACTGCTGACGCCCGGTTGGAATTTTCATGGCCACCACAATGTCGCCAATGAGCCGATGGCCTGGATCGATGGCCTGGACATTCCGTTCAGCCAGCAGATGGATGTCGGCTTTTTTGAGTTTGGCTCCGACCGGGTGACCGATAATGCCACGCCGGATTATTCCCGTGGTGAGCGTCTTTGGTGTCATCCGGGTTTGCGTCCGCTATCACAGCTGCAAAATACCGCATCTTCGCCGATCGGTGTCTATCGCTGGGAATTTACCGACCGCGCGCTGACCGAGCAGCTGCTTCTGGAGGACGAAGGCCAGCCCGCCACGGTCGAGCAAGGCCACGCGGCAATCCGCTATGTCAACCCGACCACCGGCGGCGATGTCATGCCGACGATCCGTTGCGAGTTTCACCGCCTGCGGGCAGGGACCGAAACCGTGACGCGTCACGAGGTTGGCTCCACGGTGTTCCAGGTCTTTGACGGCTCGGGCGCCGTGGTAATGAACGGTGTCGAGTACGGGCTTGAAAAGGGCGACATGTTCGTTGTGCCAAGCTGGGTGCCATGGTCCTTGCGGGCGCAGAACCAATTCGATCTCTTCCGTTTTTCGGATGCGCCGATCATGGAACGTCTGGGCTTCATGCGTCAGATGATCGACGGCCAGTCGTAA
- a CDS encoding IS3 family transposase (programmed frameshift) yields MNKKSGTSKDAADKLVKGIKRKTRKQYSAEEKIRIVLAGLRGEESIAALCRREGISESLYYTWSKEFLEAGKQRLAGDTARQATSPEVKELRSESAALKEVVADLTLENRLLKKHGRGWGVRGMRYPASEKLEIIRTVEASHLPARQTLAMLGIPRTTYYRWYARWSEGGFDALEDTPSHPGSVWNRLPDETRADIIEFALEHEDLTPRELAVKYTDEKQYFVSESSVYRILKAEDLVTAPAHIVMKAANEFRDKTTRPNELWQTDFTYLKVLGWGWFYLSTILDDYSRYIIAWKLCTAMKAEDVTDTLDLALEASGCDCATVVAKPRLLSDNGASYIAGDLADYLDEKGMDHVRGAPYHPQTQGKIERWHQTMKNRVLLEHYFLPGDLERQIGAFVEYYNNQRYHESLGNLTPADVYYGRAEQILKQREEIKRKTMLTRRLRHKTETA; encoded by the exons ATGAACAAGAAATCCGGAACATCGAAGGACGCCGCTGACAAGCTGGTCAAAGGGATCAAGCGCAAGACGCGTAAGCAGTACTCGGCGGAAGAGAAGATCAGGATCGTGCTGGCGGGCCTGCGCGGCGAGGAGAGTATCGCCGCACTATGCCGCCGTGAGGGTATCAGCGAGAGCCTGTATTACACGTGGTCGAAGGAATTTCTCGAGGCGGGCAAGCAGCGCCTGGCCGGGGATACCGCCCGCCAAGCGACATCGCCTGAGGTCAAGGAATTGCGTTCGGAATCGGCCGCGCTCAAGGAAGTCGTTGCTGATCTGACCTTGGAAAACCGTCTGCTC AAAAAGCATGGTCGGGGATGGGGAGTACGAGGCATGAGGTATCCTGCATCGGAAAAGCTGGAGATCATCCGCACCGTCGAAGCCTCACATCTGCCTGCCCGTCAGACGCTGGCCATGCTCGGCATTCCACGCACGACCTATTACCGCTGGTATGCCCGCTGGTCCGAGGGTGGGTTTGACGCGCTTGAGGACACGCCGTCCCATCCGGGGTCTGTGTGGAACCGCCTCCCGGATGAGACCCGGGCGGACATTATCGAGTTTGCACTCGAACATGAGGATCTGACGCCCCGTGAGCTGGCGGTGAAGTACACCGATGAGAAGCAGTATTTTGTCTCGGAATCGTCGGTTTACCGCATCCTGAAGGCGGAAGACCTGGTGACGGCACCGGCGCATATCGTGATGAAGGCTGCCAATGAGTTCCGGGATAAAACCACGCGCCCCAACGAGCTGTGGCAAACTGACTTCACCTATCTGAAGGTTTTGGGCTGGGGTTGGTTCTACCTGTCGACCATCCTCGATGATTACAGCCGCTACATCATCGCCTGGAAGCTTTGCACGGCGATGAAGGCCGAGGACGTGACCGACACGCTCGACCTCGCGCTGGAGGCCTCGGGATGTGACTGCGCAACCGTGGTCGCCAAGCCAAGACTTCTCAGCGACAACGGCGCCTCTTACATCGCGGGCGACTTGGCGGATTACCTCGACGAAAAGGGCATGGATCATGTCCGCGGCGCACCCTACCACCCACAGACCCAAGGCAAGATCGAACGGTGGCACCAGACCATGAAGAACCGTGTCCTGCTTGAGCATTACTTTCTGCCCGGTGATCTCGAGCGCCAGATCGGGGCCTTCGTCGAATACTACAACAACCAACGCTACCATGAGAGCCTTGGGAACCTGACGCCCGCTGACGTCTATTACGGGCGCGCAGAGCAGATCCTGAAACAGCGAGAGGAGATCAAACGAAAAACAATGCTCACCCGGCGCTTGCGCCACAAAACTGAAACCGCATAA